A window from Kovacikia minuta CCNUW1 encodes these proteins:
- a CDS encoding antibiotic biosynthesis monooxygenase, translated as MRMWRSGEFKPGKFFEAQNLYEQAISTYTHGFKGAYLLRDPGSDKGISVIFWETVEDMTDNQNATHEAILKKMAPLFAHVPEVFVYEVVSELKPPSPQPQES; from the coding sequence ATGCGCATGTGGCGATCCGGCGAGTTCAAACCGGGCAAATTTTTTGAAGCTCAAAATCTATATGAACAGGCAATTTCCACCTATACCCACGGATTTAAGGGAGCTTACCTGTTGCGTGATCCCGGTAGCGACAAAGGCATCTCTGTCATCTTCTGGGAAACCGTGGAGGATATGACAGACAACCAGAATGCGACCCATGAAGCAATCTTGAAAAAGATGGCTCCCCTCTTTGCCCATGTGCCAGAAGTCTTTGTCTACGAGGTCGTCTCGGAACTCAAGCCCCCATCGCCCCAACCGCAGGAAAGC